The window TTTATTCGGTGAGAATAGGAATCCATGAGTTCGGTATTTATTGGTGTCGATGTTTagctgaattattttttccgtAACACAAACTTCGTTATCAACCACTGATAAttctatttgttttaattggcCGCATAAACTAAGAACCAGCAAGACGTTCTTTTCATAATGTAGGACCCCTATAATGTTActagtaaaaacaaaaagaaaaaatattacctTGATTATCCGGTGCATTATGATTATGAATGAATAAATCAATATTTGTGCTATCtattattatgaattattttatttgatgaaGAGCCAAAATTTCCACCAAACCATCATCTTAAATTccatcaaaatttattaccaattttttttcaaaaatacaactaATCAACAACAttgtttttgaagaaaaaatcgtTTAATTCTGTCGTGGCAATAATGCAcgtgaattaaaaattttcaaaaaattataatattatttgcTTAAATAATACTGACGCGGATAATCGAGGTTTTACTGAAAAAGACGTAAAATAAATCCTGGCACAATTGAATACTCTGGTGCAAGAAAGAAATAATTGGTAATAAATTGAGCACCATTCCCTCTACAGCGTTTTAACTGTttcctttattttaaaattagattCTTCTTTctttgtttagaatttttaaagttagaAACGTATTTTTGAAGGAGAAAAAGTAGGGAATTTAggtctaaaattatttcattacaAAACTATTTGTTCACTTACCGGTGATGTACAAGTTGCCAACTTGTATCAGCTTCCCTCCAAAAACCTCCCCGTAACAATTAATcgcataaatttgaaaaaaattctgctTTACTGCAATCATGTACGTTATATTCTGGTAGTTGACGATACTTAATTTGTCCACTTTTAAGTCActttcagaattaaaaacCACCTCATCGCTAAACTTGATTTTATCTGTGGAcagttttgaaacagaaaGTGCGCCTATGTGACCATTAACATCACCAAGTGATAAACCGCCAGCTGGAATGAATTGTCTCAATttaattcttaattatttatttaattaccatCCGATTTCCGGCAAAACCAATGCAATGCTGTAATTTTACCCAATTTTGTGTTGTATCTTTCTAAAAATTGCAACCTCGATTCGTAGATTTCACTAGCTTTGCGTTCTACGAATCGCCAAGCTGTGATAGCACCATCTCTATGACCGacaaataaaatacaacacGCTTTTCTGTCCTTAAGTATCACATGGCTCCATGTAAAAGCTGCAAGttagaaaatgacaaaaacaAGTTCGTAATTTTCggagcaaatttaattttttatttagttagttgtagtttattttttaacgaagtCTCATTAaacagttattaaaaaaattgcttatctTACCCGTGGGTGCGACCAGGTCGACCCTCCTCTTCAGTTCATCCAAAATATTATCTGCATTAGGCGTTTCAACTTTCTTCCAACTCCGCCTGTAATAGTCTGTAACATCTTTGGAAAAATTCGCGACCCGAATAAAACTGCTGATTTCGTTCTCATCGATGACTTCAACGTATACTTCAATATTGTTGAGGTTTGTTAGAATAGCCAGAGCACCTTCGGTCTTCTCCACAACCCCCCTTGGAGACCACATTGCCTGAACGGGTCTTGGGGGCGTAGGTGTGGTATTGACACCATCTCCTGATAAACCCACATCCAAAATCGCTTCATATAAGTTATGTCGAGTCAAATCATtcaaaaaagaagacaaaTCTATGTCCAAATTTTCACAAATGTTGGCATCTGATAACGTAATCAGATCCTTCTTGAAGGAAAACTTTGGGAATACGTTTTCAACCGAACCCTTCAGGGTCAAGATACACACTCCATTCTCCAACAAGAGGAAGATTTTTCCATCTTCCGAATAATCACAGGCAAAGTTTGCATAAACATGGTTGTTTAGCTGGATGTGGTCGAGTAGTTTTAATTGCATACTCATGGTTGCGTAAAGggaattaataactcattatGCTTAAGAACGTTATCAGTGAGCGTTTTGCAAGAGTTAAGAATATTTGGTTTTGGTTTTTACTGATTTTACACAGTGGCACACATAACACTACAAGTGAGGTTAAAATAAACACTTGTTGTTTCGAACGCGAATTCCTATTCGGTCAAGTGTGCCGACTACTGAGTGGTCTTTCgatcgaaaaatttgcaattcaAAATTTGCGCCAGCAAGGGCATCTACCCCCCGCAtgtttgcatatttttttaagttatgtatgTCCTGGGGGGCTGCAAGGAAAGGAGTCGCAGTACGAATATTACGTTACATTTTACGACTGTAAGATGCAACCAGCAATGTACATTATGTTTAGGGGTTGCTCTAATTCAAATCACAGATCAAAGCTCAAAATTACttatttgttcagtaaaataaaaaccaagaGAGGTCTGAGGTTTAGGGGGTTCCTATCAAGAAATATGGATAAGGATCTTTTGGTTTATGAAACAAAATACGGAAGAAAACACAAACTTTTCTCACTTGGcgataaataacaaaaaaataaaatgcacttacctttatGGCATCTTTATCTGCTACTGTTTATAGCAAgacattcaaaataaattaaaaaaatgtacaaaatgtcaataataataataactattattgATAATAAGTTCAacctaaataaaaactttacaaGCCTGACTATATGCATTAGAattcaagaaattttattttattaaaagtcgCTATTTTCTTGGTAACGTGATAAGGTCAGCGGATTCACTATTGgggaagaaataaaaatatttcttaatttattttttatttatgtatttttacaacaattcgATTAGGTAGGTACGTATTGTTAGTTTATCACAAGAAAATAAATGCGTAAATTTAGGTGAAATTTAAGTAAACCTGGCAGTACAGTGCTAAAAATTAACTCTAGACTTAACAGCGAAACGATGGCAGCGATTACTAAAAATATTCTCACTTAATTCTCCCTCTCCAACTTCCTAATAACTCTCTCCAACTCCTGTATCGTATCCTTCATACTAGTCAAATCCTTCTCCATCCTAACAATCCTCTTCTTCAACTTTCGATTCTCCTCAAAATACCCGTCCTTCAGCGTCGAATTCGCAAACCCTTCATCCAAATGCCGCCTATTCCTGGCATTCAACCTACTAATAGTATTCAACTGACCCGAATACCGACAATCGCTACAACACTCCGACCACACACTCAAATCAACCCTCGGTATCTCCTCACATTGACTGAACCCCCCTTGCAACTCAGGCAAAACAAACGCGTTTTTGGAAACCCGGGTGATATTATCCCCATTATCGCACAAGACCCGACTCAGGGAATACTGCTTGATTTGAACCAACTGTTCCGGCTTAAAAACGGACGGGTTCTCGTAATAAAACCGATCCCCGTCCCTCAACCTCCTAAACTGCTCGATTAAAAGACACCGGAAAAGCGGCCCGACACGGCCCCCTTTCACCGGGTCCTCCAGCACACCCCCGACCCACACATCGATGTTCCCCGGATGCCCGTACAAATCCTGCAACTTGCGCAAAACGGAACGATCTGTGATTTCGCCCGTCAGGTCCTCGAAACTATCAACTTGGGTCATGTTGCAGAATTTGCGGAACTCGATATAGCCGGGGATTGCGTGGTCTCTGGACCGGTGGATGTTCATAGCTGCAAGGTCCAAAGCTACGGCATGTGCCGTCTCGAAGAGTTGTTCCGTGAGAGCGGTGTTTAAATTCTCGTCGGGTTTTTTGATCTTGGCTGGGACCGTGAATAGCCCCCTTAATAAGGGGTCAATGCCACCCTCGTCCACAATGCGCCAGGGGGAGAAAAATGCCTTGTGGAGCGGCAAGTGGCCTTCACGGATCGGTTTAAAGTCCCAGTCCAGGCGGTGCAGGACCGGGTTAATGAGCGTGTGCCCGAACCGGAGCGCCGCCGTTGCAAAAACATTGGAAATGCTGGGGTTAACAGTCGGGTCGTAACCCTTATATTCGCCCAAAAGTTGCATCCCTTCCTCGCCTATTATAAACCTGAGCCAGTGCTGGTAAGTTAGGTGTTGCATGGCCGCACCTATGATTTTGCGGGACTCGTGGTAGACCGTATCACTGTTCCACTGCGGGTTGAGTTGTTTCAACTCACGGGCCACTCGGTTGTGCTCCCGCATCCATAGCGTATGCATGGCGATAAGGCCAGCTTGCTCATTTGCGCGAATATCACCAGCGACGAAGCAATTGATCGTGCTTTCGGACAAGTTTCTGCGGCAGTCAACCCCCTGGTTCCCGGCGTAGGGTAACAGGGGTTTGCGGTTGGGGAAAATGGGGCCTTCACGGAGCCGGCCACCGTCACTGTTCAAGTCGCGCAAATCTCGGGCCAACTCTTCGGAAAAACCGTACACTTGGGAGGCGTCAATGTACGAAGTCAGTTGGTTGATTTGCTCCCGGTGTTGGATGTTGTCGAAGAAGACGGACGTCATGCCCGAGCCACAAATCGCCGAAGATCGGATGAAATCGATGCAGCGTCGGTTGGTGACCCGGGGGTCGTTGGGGGGGACGTCCATGGGGTAGCAAGGGGCGGCGTAATCGCACGATTTCTTACAATCGATTCCGTCCCAGCTTTCGGAACTTACCGATGGTATGGCATGGTCTAAATCATGGTCGAGGAACTGCCCCCATTGCATGACCATGTGGGTGATTTCCCCGTCAGGGGTCGTTCGCTTGGTGGCGATCAGCGTGGTTGAAACCAACCGGGAGCTGGGCTTGGGGAACCCGTAATATTTAACCCCTTTGTTCCAACCAACTGGGGTACTGAAACCATTCTCGTAGATTGGCTTTAATATTCGGCGGAAGCCGGTCAGGGACGCCCCCCACATGGGGTGCTGCAAGTTGTTGCAAGTACCATCAATGGTACGGTATTTTGAGTGGAAACACATGTCTGAGCAATTGCGGGCCAGTCTGTGGGTCATACAACCGGACAATTCCGCCACTAGGTTCAAGTGATCAGGGGAGAGAATCTCCCGGTAGTTGAAATTGGAACTGGCGTTCATTGTCATCCCACGTTCGACGTGTTTACGAATGTTGACTAAAGTGCGTTCGTAGACTTCGGCAGCCCGTGCTAATTCACGCGCTGGGGCGTCTGGGAAACGAACAAGTCGGAACAAATCGGCGGAAGAATGTGGTCCCTTGTTGTGAAACAAATTATCAATGGTCTTGTTAATGGCCTTGTCCACTTCATGGGAAGCTTCGTCAAAGGCGATTTTGACAAACTTGTCCCCAATACCGAAATCAGTCGGGTTCTGGTTTTCCTTAACTGTGACATAACAGGAAGCCGTACTTCGACCAAAATCGTTAATGGCAGCACATTCATAGCGTCCTTGGTCGTCTGGAACAACTCCATAGATGTACAAGTTCCCAATCAGTGAGACTTTGGTTCGTCCAGTTCGCTGCAAACTAGCCCCATCTTTCTGCCATTGGATTCCGGGTGTGGGATCGCCGTCTGCTTTACAGGGTAATTCAATGGTGCTTCCGACCAGGGCTTCGATGTTGTAGGGTTTGTATATGAATTTTGGCGGTTTGCGGGCGAGTGGGGTGACTTTGACTTTGGCGCTGACTTCGCGGAAGCCGAGGTGGTTGCGGGCTTCGCATATGTAGAGGCCTGAGTCGGTTTCTTTGGCGTTGTGGATTTGTAGGGAGCTTCCGTCTGGGGAGATGGAAAGGCGGCCGTCGGAGCGGACTTCCAGGTCGTCTTTGAACCAGGTGATTTCGGGTGGGGGGGAGCCGACAGCGAAGCATTCGAGTTTGATGGTGGAGCCGGGGGTGGTTTCGGTGTTTTGGGGGTGGACGGTGAAGACTGGGGCGACTGCAACATGTTTGTTTGATATAATAAGAAACAttcgcaaatttttattattattattattatctcaattacggcaaaactattcgaaaatgtGGAACTATTTTGGTCCAAGCCTAAGTAAAATGATCCAGGGAATCGATTGGCTTCGAGGAAaatgccaaattcccaatagtttttcagttatgaattttttaaaattttacccatttttgcttttatttgcattttctcgaaaactataagtcggacaacaataattttttttgaaataaatagataatttaaagagctttccaacgataatacacttcatggggttatctctaatagttccggagatattgctcgagaaatgtttcaggtacccaaaatcgacaaaatttgcgacgaaaattgaaaaaatcaaacatcaaaaaatcgaatatatggaGTTTtcgtggacttttaacaacttttgtgggttgttaagacatgtagaagtccataaaaatttactggagtgagtttaaaaaaaatattttttttccacctctttgaaggtaagtgtactcaggaaatttgagagaaaaaaat of the Tribolium castaneum strain GA2 chromosome 1, icTriCast1.1, whole genome shotgun sequence genome contains:
- the LOC103314831 gene encoding uncharacterized protein LOC103314831 isoform X1, which encodes MSMQLKLLDHIQLNNHVYANFACDYSEDGKIFLLLENGVCILTLKGSVENVFPKFSFKKDLITLSDANICENLDIDLSSFLNDLTRHNLYEAILDVGLSGDGVNTTPTPPRPVQAMWSPRGVVEKTEGALAILTNLNNIEVYVEVIDENEISSFIRVANFSKDVTDYYRRSWKKVETPNADNILDELKRRVDLVAPTAFTWSHVILKDRKACCILFVGHRDGAITAWRFVERKASEIYESRLQFLERYNTKLGKITALHWFCRKSDAGGLSLGDVNGHIGALSVSKLSTDKIKFSDEVVFNSESDLKVDKLSIVNYQNITYMIAVKQNFFQIYAINCYGEVFGGKLIQVGNLYITGVLHYEKNVLLVLSLCGQLKQIELSVVDNEVCVTEKIIQLNIDTNKYRTHGFLFSPNKVFLGILAYPCQIKDISRGKNFVNFFVFGNKSKDPFQTLMNIRAPSIRDYWDCFETLRVNCLQEKVFPWKGIDRNLNYDTLPLLKLKILRWIAKLSEKIYPMISRVEEYHIKAYVLLNYAVDIKLAVQRMTKLLNIYFSEKKLSLFQMQSLDLLNFFLKEMVVKDVLTKANLGETFIDEIFNVVKIANELQYPPMPQCLWCGENILFF
- the LOC103314831 gene encoding uncharacterized protein LOC103314831 isoform X2, yielding MSMQLKLLDHIQLNNHVYANFACDYSEDGKIFLLLENGVCILTLKGSVENVFPKFSFKKDLITLSDANICENLDIDLSSFLNDLTRHNLYEAILDVGLSGDGVNTTPTPPRPVQAMWSPRGVVEKTEGALAILTNLNNIEVYVEVIDENEISSFIRVANFSKDVTDYYRRSWKKVETPNADNILDELKRRVDLVAPTAFTWSHVILKDRKACCILFVGHRDGAITAWRFVERKASEIYESRLQFLERYNTKLGKITALHWFCRKSDAGGLSLGDVNGHIGALSVSKLSTDKIKFSDEVVFNSESDLKVDKLSIVNYQNITYMIAVKQNFFQIYAINCYGEVFGGKLIQVGNLYITVTL
- the Pxn gene encoding peroxidasin isoform X2, producing MEGPQDVEISWGSTAVFTCRVTGDPKPSIYWMRDDKEIEMNNDKYDIMDNGSLVIKHTDESDSGHYECMAKNEDGEVKSRPARMILVRPDQQFRGGNGSPVFLVTPVSVTTSESDPSVSLHCKAFGNPHPTITWSRNGIQLTTSQRHFIDEDGTLVIRPVKASDHGTYRCDATNSNGRISSEADVIVNVAPVFTVHPQNTETTPGSTIKLECFAVGSPPPEITWFKDDLEVRSDGRLSISPDGSSLQIHNAKETDSGLYICEARNHLGFREVSAKVKVTPLARKPPKFIYKPYNIEALVGSTIELPCKADGDPTPGIQWQKDGASLQRTGRTKVSLIGNLYIYGVVPDDQGRYECAAINDFGRSTASCYVTVKENQNPTDFGIGDKFVKIAFDEASHEVDKAINKTIDNLFHNKGPHSSADLFRLVRFPDAPARELARAAEVYERTLVNIRKHVERGMTMNASSNFNYREILSPDHLNLVAELSGCMTHRLARNCSDMCFHSKYRTIDGTCNNLQHPMWGASLTGFRRILKPIYENGFSTPVGWNKGVKYYGFPKPSSRLVSTTLIATKRTTPDGEITHMVMQWGQFLDHDLDHAIPSVSSESWDGIDCKKSCDYAAPCYPMDVPPNDPRVTNRRCIDFIRSSAICGSGMTSVFFDNIQHREQINQLTSYIDASQVYGFSEELARDLRDLNSDGGRLREGPIFPNRKPLLPYAGNQGVDCRRNLSESTINCFVAGDIRANEQAGLIAMHTLWMREHNRVARELKQLNPQWNSDTVYHESRKIIGAAMQHLTYQHWLRFIIGEEGMQLLGEYKGYDPTVNPSISNVFATAALRFGHTLINPVLHRLDWDFKPIREGHLPLHKAFFSPWRIVDEGGIDPLLRGLFTVPAKIKKPDENLNTALTEQLFETAHAVALDLAAMNIHRSRDHAIPGYIEFRKFCNMTQVDSFEDLTGEITDRSVLRKLQDLYGHPGNIDVWVGGVLEDPVKGGRVGPLFRCLLIEQFRRLRDGDRFYYENPSVFKPEQLVQIKQYSLSRVLCDNGDNITRVSKNAFVLPELQGGFSQCEEIPRVDLSVWSECCSDCRYSGQLNTISRLNARNRRHLDEGFANSTLKDGYFEENRKLKKRIVRMEKDLTSMKDTIQELERVIRKLEREN
- the Pxn gene encoding peroxidasin isoform X1, which codes for MWRLCLIFLTLGLTIIDAQRRNYSQFPCPSRCVCFRRTVRCMQLELTEVPKAPLPTVMLDLRFNKIRDIVPGSFKGHKALRSLLLNNNSLKSLKNGIFTGLVQLRHLYLYKNRIKYIEDEVFHGLPKLEHLYLHNNELEEFKSGTFSNIPQLDRLFLYNNHISHIPAGAFQNLPKLTRLRLDQNALVCDCRIAWFAKMLNDNTIHVAANCRYPHEMYGKPLKGMTTRDFHCKAPEIMEGPQDVEISWGSTAVFTCRVTGDPKPSIYWMRDDKEIEMNNDKYDIMDNGSLVIKHTDESDSGHYECMAKNEDGEVKSRPARMILVRPDQQFRGGNGSPVFLVTPVSVTTSESDPSVSLHCKAFGNPHPTITWSRNGIQLTTSQRHFIDEDGTLVIRPVKASDHGTYRCDATNSNGRISSEADVIVNVAPVFTVHPQNTETTPGSTIKLECFAVGSPPPEITWFKDDLEVRSDGRLSISPDGSSLQIHNAKETDSGLYICEARNHLGFREVSAKVKVTPLARKPPKFIYKPYNIEALVGSTIELPCKADGDPTPGIQWQKDGASLQRTGRTKVSLIGNLYIYGVVPDDQGRYECAAINDFGRSTASCYVTVKENQNPTDFGIGDKFVKIAFDEASHEVDKAINKTIDNLFHNKGPHSSADLFRLVRFPDAPARELARAAEVYERTLVNIRKHVERGMTMNASSNFNYREILSPDHLNLVAELSGCMTHRLARNCSDMCFHSKYRTIDGTCNNLQHPMWGASLTGFRRILKPIYENGFSTPVGWNKGVKYYGFPKPSSRLVSTTLIATKRTTPDGEITHMVMQWGQFLDHDLDHAIPSVSSESWDGIDCKKSCDYAAPCYPMDVPPNDPRVTNRRCIDFIRSSAICGSGMTSVFFDNIQHREQINQLTSYIDASQVYGFSEELARDLRDLNSDGGRLREGPIFPNRKPLLPYAGNQGVDCRRNLSESTINCFVAGDIRANEQAGLIAMHTLWMREHNRVARELKQLNPQWNSDTVYHESRKIIGAAMQHLTYQHWLRFIIGEEGMQLLGEYKGYDPTVNPSISNVFATAALRFGHTLINPVLHRLDWDFKPIREGHLPLHKAFFSPWRIVDEGGIDPLLRGLFTVPAKIKKPDENLNTALTEQLFETAHAVALDLAAMNIHRSRDHAIPGYIEFRKFCNMTQVDSFEDLTGEITDRSVLRKLQDLYGHPGNIDVWVGGVLEDPVKGGRVGPLFRCLLIEQFRRLRDGDRFYYENPSVFKPEQLVQIKQYSLSRVLCDNGDNITRVSKNAFVLPELQGGFSQCEEIPRVDLSVWSECCSDCRYSGQLNTISRLNARNRRHLDEGFANSTLKDGYFEENRKLKKRIVRMEKDLTSMKDTIQELERVIRKLEREN